From a single Pseudophryne corroboree isolate aPseCor3 chromosome 6, aPseCor3.hap2, whole genome shotgun sequence genomic region:
- the RBPMS2 gene encoding RNA-binding protein with multiple splicing 2 has protein sequence MSTLKADSEHSNNIEEEVRTLFVSGLPIDIKPRELYLLFRPFKGYEGSLIKLTSKQPVGFVTFDNRAGAEAAKNALNGIRFDPENPQTLRLEFAKANTKMAKNKLMATPNPTNLHPALGAHFIARDPYDLTGAALIPASPEAWSPYPLYTTELAPAIPHAAFAYPAAAAAAAALHAQMRWYPPSEATQQGWKSRQFC, from the exons ATGAGTACTCTAAAGGCAGATAGTGAGCACAGTAATAATATAGAGGAAGAG GTCAGAACCCTCTTTGTCAGTGGTCTTCCAATAGACATCAAGCCCAGAGAATTGTACTTGCTCTTTCGCCCATTTAAG GGCTATGAAGGATCACTGATCAAGCTAACTTCAAAACAG CCTGTAGGCTTTGTTACCTTTGATAATAGAGCTGGAGCTGAGGCAGCAAAGAATGCCTTAAAT GGTATCCGTTTTGACCCAGAGAACCCACAGACGTTAAGGCTAGAGTTTGCCAAGGCCAACACAAAGATGGCAAAGAACAAATTAATGGCTACACCTAACCCCACAAACCTCCACCCTGCACTTGGAGCACACTTCATTGCACGTGATCCAT ATGACCTAACAGGTGCTGCACTAATCCCAGCCTCACCAGAAGCCTGGTCTCCCTATCCACTGTACACTACAGAGCTGGCACCAGCTATTCCTCACGCTGCATTTGCatacccagctgctgctgcagcagctgcagccCTCCATGCACAG ATGCGTTGGTATCCACCATCTGAAGCGACCCAGCAAGGATGGAAGTCTCGCCAATTCTGCTAA